The DNA window CGCCGGCGGTCCAGTAGCGCTGGCAGCCCTTGCAGAAGTGGCGCGGCTGGTTGACGTTGTAGTTGTTGAAGTAGCAGAATTTGGTCGCCGTGCTCTTGCACCGCGGGCACGGGATGACCTTGTCCGCGCGCTTTTCCTGTGCCGGGTCGGGTTTCTCGGGTTCGGGGCCGGTTTTCGGGTGTGGTTTTTCTCTAGGGGAGATTGTGGCTCCGAATAGTTTGATCCCTGATGGGGTGTTGTTTTCTTGGAGCTGAGGCATGTATGTGATTTTAGTGAGAGAGAAATGGAGAAAAAAGAGTCTATTTGGTATTTTGGTTGTGAAGAAAATTGTGTGAATATATGTTTCAAAAAAGCGAAAAAAGTGAACCGGAAAGAAGAAAATTAAAGTGCATGGTTGCAGTCTTGCAGAAGTTCAGACTCAAAATTTGATAATATTTTGAATCGCgtttatatattttgaaaaacAGCTAGAAGAATATTAATAATATGGATATTTGTTATAGAGAACTGATTTGTTTACCCTATATTGATATGTTGTTTTTTGCAATGTAGATTGATATGTACAATTATGTTGTCAGTGTAAAACAAGCAATTTACAATGCAAAACATTTTTCAAATTGAAGGTAATATTACATGGAATCTAATGACATCTTAATGGTGTATATTCGAATAGAGTCACAAGTTAAAATGCATCTAGTACCGCtaatccaaaattaagaccaaTTATATTTTACGTATCATTAGATCTTAAAACTAGTGGATAAAATTAAAGTTcacgaatttcaaaaaataatagataaaatatcaaaatggtAAAATCATCAATCTGAcataatatgataattttcatggtttatcaatacagtgtattaaaaatatcaacacaatgataTAGATCTTTCAACATACATACACTAACACTTGAacattttattgatattgtacatgcattgtatagaaacttttaaaataaaaaaattaataataaaaagtaaacataataataaaaagtaaatatgtacattttattattattattattatacacGGAAATAATCATATATTGATTGGGAATTTGGGATGATATAAGtgatcaataaaaaaaaaagtgcagTGTAGAGGGAGAGAGAATGCCGGCTGATGAAAATTTAGCGATGAACTTTTTGTCCACGTCACAATCTCATCGAGTCTGTGGAGCCCACGGGCCACGTTGATTGCATGTACAAAGTATTCTTAAGTAAAgcaaaaagattttttttacaaaaattaaaaggaTAAAGCTAAAAAGTCTATTGTACAATAATAGATTTAAACCCGCTTCCTAAGATATTTCTAATTTCTCCTACAACTAATATATGGGATTCGAGTCATATTAATATGTGCAATTGTAGTTATTACGCTAATAGACTGTATAGGGATCAGACCAGtccggattcactaattaccaagacctctttgttcttgtACAAAAGAGCTCAGCCAAACTCTCAACCACGCGGTTGATTTAACCAATATTACAGGTTTGATTACAAGTAATATAACCTAGCTATTACAAGTCTTGACATAAACCCTAGCTAGttccttgaagaaatcaccgcCTACACACTTAAAGAAGCCAGTTAGTAATAACAAACaagatcctctcggatctaaGATATTACAACTGAAACGAACAAGAAACACATAGAAAACCGAATAGATCACAGTGTTTGGCTTAGCCACCCGTCAACAGTTCAGATCTATTCAACCAGAGTCTAGGTCCAAGGGAGCACAGTCAAATCCGACCAGAGATTCACCTCTCACCGTCGGGATCAACACTACACAACTCCTTCATACCGGATCTAGAGCCACAGAACACAATCTCACACCAAAACCCTCACAAACCAAACCCTAGATCTCACACACAGCAATAACCGAAGTAGTTGCCTTCGCCGGTTAAACACTACCGTTAATCGCACCGAGGAATCCATCGGAGAAGAAGTCACCGGAGACTCAAAGGAAACCACCGGAGAATCCAtcggagaagaagagagaagtgagagagaagagagaagtcGCTGACTAGAGAGTGAGAGTAGAGAGAAGAATCTTGGAAGAATGAATACACAAACTGTCATACTCCTCTCACATATCTAACACGGCCCCACATCCAACAGTGTAGGATCCAGATCCGGGTGAAGGTAAGACGCGGCAGCAATCAAACGGTGGAGAGGAAAGGTCAATGGGCTAAAGGGCTCAGCACATTTGGCCTAGCTCAATAAATCAGCCTTGGGTCGATTTAATCCACAACCCAGATAAAAGTCCACCAACAATATTCAATAAGAACATAGAAAATTATTATTGCTTTTgttctttaaaaaaatacaacgtttttttttattttaatcgaGTTTTATAATTTCCTTGCTTCCAAATCAAAGTTTTTCTCTTTGTCTTTGTGATAGACATATCTTTGTCATGTGTTTTAAATTCTTAGCCATTAAGCTTTTAATTGGTGCAAGTCATCACACTATAAAAGAGTAAATTAAGAATCATCtcatattattatatttgaaaACTTGAAGATCTCTTCattttaaagttttataattaatcAACAAGTATCAATTTTCTTGTTTTCCTAATCAAATaggagtactagtatttttttcttttcttttgtgatgACATATCTTTGTTGTGTACTTCTAATTCTTAGGCTCTAGCCTCGTCGAATATAGATAAggtaaaataaacaaaaaaagttactatatttTACTGAATTTGATATTACAcgtagacgtcaccacggttccggaaccggcggttcacggttcggaaccgccggttccggatcaataaattgatgaacctgaaccggcccggccaaggtgcggcggttccggttcgtgaaccgtggaaccgcctgtgattggccggttccgggccggtttggccggttcggcggttcgttttgatttttttttcattataaatatgtaattcaagtaaaaaatgtaaatatatttgcataaataaaattagaataaaacaattttagagatacaaattacaaatataattttattgatacaaattacaacttcaaaattacaaattacaacggtaaaattacaaattacaactttaaaattacaaattacaacttaaaatttacaaattacaacttaaaattacaaattacaacttcaaaattgcaaattacaacttattacttaacattacaaattacaactttaaaattacaaattacaacaattacaaatcgaaaaatttaaatacaagttacttacaacaattacaagttacttacaacaattacaagttacaacaattacaaatcgaaaaatttaaatataagttacaacaattacaaatttacaacttacaagtgttgacaaaaaagacttagaagatcattaaaagatattcctcatttgataagtatcttattggtgaaaaagtgggtaatgggtatctttggggcagatggtactggaacacaaatttatatatggaatctggatgaatgaggatcagattatagtttaaaatgggaagctgggttcattggcgggagttcgtttcatcGTCAGACTCGGATGAATATACCACCCTGATGGCCTGATGAAACGAACTCCCACCagtgaacccagcttcccattttaaactataatctgatccccattcatccagattccatatataaatttgtgttccagtaccatctgccccaaagatacccatTACCcattttttcaccaataagatacttatcaaatgaggaatatcttttaatgatcttctaagtcttttttgtcaacacttgtaagttgtaaatttgtaattgttgtaacttgtaattgttgtaacttatattaaaaaatttcgatttataattgttgtaacttgtaattgttgtaagtaacttgtaattgttgtaagtaacttgtatttaaatttttcgatttgtaattgttgtaatttgtaattttaaagttgtaatttgtaatgttaagtaataagttgtaatttgcaattttgaagttgtaatttgtaattttaagttgtaatttgtaaattttaagttgtaatttgtaattttaaagttgtaatttgcaattttaccgttgtaatttgcaattttaccgttgccccgatcaccaccacgacgagatgaagacatgatattatggaaattggaagtagagaatagagagtagtgtttatgtgaatatgataacgtgaacaagaacaacgtgagtaaattatgagcgcaaataatgtaaacaacttgagagaatgaggatggagaatagagaaattgagattgagagagaaattcttatcaacacaagaatgggataagtagaaaatgaagaggagggggtatttataggggaaaaatgtgattaaaaaaaaaaattcaaatttcaaatttcaaaattttgaaatccggcggaaccgccggtttttggtcagaaaccgctggtttcgtcaacggttttctgacgaaaaccggcggtttctgacccggtttctgaaaagcTACGTATAGGCCGGTGGTagcctgaaaaggtgtcggaaccggcgaaccggcggttcagaaccgccggttacggttcgcaaATTTCTTGAACCTGAATCGGctcgtcggaaccgccggttccggtcacggttcgaaccgccgccgacggtcccggttccggttcggaaccgccggtgacggtttcaggccggttcggtttggtgatgtctaaTTACACGTTGATCAA is part of the Salvia splendens isolate huo1 chromosome 22, SspV2, whole genome shotgun sequence genome and encodes:
- the LOC121786492 gene encoding dof zinc finger protein DOF1.5-like, which produces MPQLQENNTPSGIKLFGATISPREKPHPKTGPEPEKPDPAQEKRADKVIPCPRCKSTATKFCYFNNYNVNQPRHFCKGCQRYWTAGGTLRNVPVGAGRRKAKPPCLQPDFSHGDCMFDPGSGGPHHLDFDAIDEWREAEHGGFRRLFAGKRRRCATNSQSC